From the Xyrauchen texanus isolate HMW12.3.18 chromosome 37, RBS_HiC_50CHRs, whole genome shotgun sequence genome, one window contains:
- the mutyh gene encoding adenine DNA glycosylase isoform X1, with the protein MALEYTEVITSSNKKKRKPNVKEDELSEQQQPSTYHFFHDPSEISLFRTQLLHWYDQNKRELPWRTVAMTEPDVNIRTYAVWVSEIMLQQTQVATVIDYYKKWMKRWPTVEKLAAGTLEEVNQMWAGLGYYSRGRRLHEGAKKVVSDLDGQMPRTTEGLLKQLPGVGRYTAGAIGSIALGQVTGAVDGNVIRVLCRVRAIGADSTSPTVTDALWKIADRIVEPERPGDFNQSMMELGARVCTPKSPLCSQCPIQTHCHAFRKVSIKHEKDSKTLLSKLTAANLNTSVPDIENCSAAGSCNFCLSEDWDPQLGVQNYPRKPVKKAPRVEKTLTCIVEWQRAGEEMVYLLTQRPSKGKTKPGLLAGMWELPSMLLEAGVSENKHKSLLCSMMQKLLGTSLDTDSLQFVGEVVHIFSHIHQTYIVFSVCVSDCSEAEQEQNISWLTKSAVQGAAVSTGVKKIMKLYESSNNVGSKDKKRKLSPQAGKEKRANKTKKLKDVATNGGPKQLCLSKFFSTSKPAVKAKSKNS; encoded by the exons ATGGCTCTGGAGTATACAGAGGTGATCACATCCAGCAATAAGAAGAAACGAAAGCCTAATGTTAAAGAAG ATGAACTGTCTGAACAACAACAACCCTCAACATATCACTTTTTCCATGACCCATCTGAAATCTCTCTTTTCCGCACTCAACTCCTGCACTGGTATGATCAAAATAAGAGAGAGCTTCCATGGAGGACAGTG GCTATGACAGAACCAGATGTTAATATCAGGACATATGCAG TGTGGGTCTCTGAAATCATGTTACAACAGACTCAAGTTGCCACTGTGATAGACTACTATAAAAAGTGGATGAAG AGATGGCCGACTGTGGAAAAACTTGCTGCTGGTACACTAGAG GAAGTGAACCAAATGTGGGCAGGTCTTGGATACTACTCCCGGGGACGCAGGCTACACGAAGGAGCCAAGAAA GTGGTATCAGATCTTGATGGACAGATGCCAAGGACCACAGAGGGACTTTTGAAACAGCTGCCTGGGGTGGGACGTTACACTGCAGGGGCAATAGGCTCTATAGCACTTGGGCAG GTTACAGGTGCAGTTGATGGAAATGTGATTCGTGTTCTGTGCCGTGTTCGAGCGATTGGAGCAGATAGTACCAGTCCCACCGTAACCGATGCTTTGTG GAAAATTGCAGACAGAATCGTGGAGCCAGAGAGACCTGGAGATTTTAATCAGTCTATGATGGAGTTAGGGGCCAGAGTTTGCACCCCAAAATCCCCTCTCTGTAGCCAGTGTCCCATTCAGACCCATTGTCATGCGTTTAGGAAG GTAAGCATTAAACATGAGAAGGACTCCAAAACACTTCTAAGCAAACTGACAGCTGCAAATCTCAATACCTCGGTTCCTGACATAGAGAATTGCT CAGCCGCTGGCAGTTGCAACTTTTGTCTGTCAGAGGACTGGGACCCCCAATTGGGGGTGCAGAATTATCCAAGAAAGCCTGTCAAAAAAGCTCCACGTGTGGAGAAAACCCTAACCTGTATAGTGGAGTGGCAGCGAGCCGGAGAGGAGATGGTGTATCTGCTCACTCAAAGGCCAagcaaaggtaaaacaaaaccAG GACTCCTGGCAGGGATGTGGGAGCTACCCAGTATGCTCTTGGAGGCTGGGGTCtctgaaaacaaacataaaagctTGTTATGTAGCATGATGCAAAAATTGCTTGGAACATCATTGGACACCGACTCACTTCAGTTTGTGGGAG AGGTGGTGCATATTTTCTCCCACATCCATCAAACCTACATTGTCTTTTCTGTTTGTGTATCTGACTGCTCAGAGGCAGAGCAAGAACAAAATATATCCTGGCTCACTAAATCTGCTGTGCAGGGGGCAGCTGTATCAACAGGTGTTAAAAag ATTATGAAGCTCTATGAATCTTCAAATAATGTGGGCAGCAAG GATAAGAAGAGAAAACTCAGCCCTCAAGCTGGAAAAGAGAAACGagccaacaaaacaaaaaagctcaAGGACGTTGCTACTAATGGAGGGCCCAAACAACTCTGCCTGAGTAAATTCTTTTCTACTTCAAAGCCAGCAGTCAAAGCTAAGAGCAAAAACAGTTGA
- the mutyh gene encoding adenine DNA glycosylase isoform X2 — translation MALEYTEVITSSNKKKRKPNVKEDELSEQQQPSTYHFFHDPSEISLFRTQLLHWYDQNKRELPWRTVAMTEPDVNIRTYAVWVSEIMLQQTQVATVIDYYKKWMKRWPTVEKLAAGTLEEVNQMWAGLGYYSRGRRLHEGAKKVVSDLDGQMPRTTEGLLKQLPGVGRYTAGAIGSIALGQVTGAVDGNVIRVLCRVRAIGADSTSPTVTDALWKIADRIVEPERPGDFNQSMMELGARVCTPKSPLCSQCPIQTHCHAFRKVSIKHEKDSKTLLSKLTAANLNTSVPDIENCSAAGSCNFCLSEDWDPQLGVQNYPRKPVKKAPRVEKTLTCIVEWQRAGEEMVYLLTQRPSKGLLAGMWELPSMLLEAGVSENKHKSLLCSMMQKLLGTSLDTDSLQFVGEVVHIFSHIHQTYIVFSVCVSDCSEAEQEQNISWLTKSAVQGAAVSTGVKKIMKLYESSNNVGSKDKKRKLSPQAGKEKRANKTKKLKDVATNGGPKQLCLSKFFSTSKPAVKAKSKNS, via the exons ATGGCTCTGGAGTATACAGAGGTGATCACATCCAGCAATAAGAAGAAACGAAAGCCTAATGTTAAAGAAG ATGAACTGTCTGAACAACAACAACCCTCAACATATCACTTTTTCCATGACCCATCTGAAATCTCTCTTTTCCGCACTCAACTCCTGCACTGGTATGATCAAAATAAGAGAGAGCTTCCATGGAGGACAGTG GCTATGACAGAACCAGATGTTAATATCAGGACATATGCAG TGTGGGTCTCTGAAATCATGTTACAACAGACTCAAGTTGCCACTGTGATAGACTACTATAAAAAGTGGATGAAG AGATGGCCGACTGTGGAAAAACTTGCTGCTGGTACACTAGAG GAAGTGAACCAAATGTGGGCAGGTCTTGGATACTACTCCCGGGGACGCAGGCTACACGAAGGAGCCAAGAAA GTGGTATCAGATCTTGATGGACAGATGCCAAGGACCACAGAGGGACTTTTGAAACAGCTGCCTGGGGTGGGACGTTACACTGCAGGGGCAATAGGCTCTATAGCACTTGGGCAG GTTACAGGTGCAGTTGATGGAAATGTGATTCGTGTTCTGTGCCGTGTTCGAGCGATTGGAGCAGATAGTACCAGTCCCACCGTAACCGATGCTTTGTG GAAAATTGCAGACAGAATCGTGGAGCCAGAGAGACCTGGAGATTTTAATCAGTCTATGATGGAGTTAGGGGCCAGAGTTTGCACCCCAAAATCCCCTCTCTGTAGCCAGTGTCCCATTCAGACCCATTGTCATGCGTTTAGGAAG GTAAGCATTAAACATGAGAAGGACTCCAAAACACTTCTAAGCAAACTGACAGCTGCAAATCTCAATACCTCGGTTCCTGACATAGAGAATTGCT CAGCCGCTGGCAGTTGCAACTTTTGTCTGTCAGAGGACTGGGACCCCCAATTGGGGGTGCAGAATTATCCAAGAAAGCCTGTCAAAAAAGCTCCACGTGTGGAGAAAACCCTAACCTGTATAGTGGAGTGGCAGCGAGCCGGAGAGGAGATGGTGTATCTGCTCACTCAAAGGCCAagcaaag GACTCCTGGCAGGGATGTGGGAGCTACCCAGTATGCTCTTGGAGGCTGGGGTCtctgaaaacaaacataaaagctTGTTATGTAGCATGATGCAAAAATTGCTTGGAACATCATTGGACACCGACTCACTTCAGTTTGTGGGAG AGGTGGTGCATATTTTCTCCCACATCCATCAAACCTACATTGTCTTTTCTGTTTGTGTATCTGACTGCTCAGAGGCAGAGCAAGAACAAAATATATCCTGGCTCACTAAATCTGCTGTGCAGGGGGCAGCTGTATCAACAGGTGTTAAAAag ATTATGAAGCTCTATGAATCTTCAAATAATGTGGGCAGCAAG GATAAGAAGAGAAAACTCAGCCCTCAAGCTGGAAAAGAGAAACGagccaacaaaacaaaaaagctcaAGGACGTTGCTACTAATGGAGGGCCCAAACAACTCTGCCTGAGTAAATTCTTTTCTACTTCAAAGCCAGCAGTCAAAGCTAAGAGCAAAAACAGTTGA